A part of Labrys wisconsinensis genomic DNA contains:
- a CDS encoding alpha/beta fold hydrolase translates to MKETTLETSHGRIAVRETEGGGTPILLIHGNSSSGAIFANQMAGPLGRRHRILAPDLPGHGASGDALDPVRSYSMPGYADAMTEVLKLSGIDRAIVFGWSLGGHIGLEMISRYPGLLALMITGTPPVSAAEVSLGFRPSPHMNLAGKEHFTAEDVEAYARSTCGEPFEPVLRDIVARTDGRARRLMFESFAAGRGDDQSAIVATSKVPLAVVNGADEPFVNTDFVAKVRYANLWEGRCHLIENSGHAPFWDKPAEFDAIFERFVGDFAEA, encoded by the coding sequence ATGAAAGAGACCACGCTGGAGACGAGCCACGGGCGCATCGCCGTGCGCGAGACGGAGGGCGGCGGCACGCCCATCCTCTTGATCCACGGCAATTCCTCGTCCGGCGCCATCTTCGCCAACCAGATGGCAGGCCCGCTCGGCCGGCGCCACCGCATCCTGGCGCCCGACCTGCCCGGGCACGGCGCCTCCGGCGACGCCCTCGACCCCGTGCGCAGCTACAGCATGCCCGGCTATGCCGACGCCATGACCGAGGTGCTGAAGCTTTCGGGCATCGACAGGGCCATCGTCTTCGGCTGGTCGCTGGGCGGCCATATCGGGCTGGAGATGATCTCGCGCTATCCCGGCCTCCTCGCCCTGATGATCACCGGCACGCCGCCGGTCTCGGCCGCCGAGGTGAGCCTGGGCTTCCGGCCGAGCCCGCACATGAACCTCGCCGGCAAGGAGCATTTCACGGCCGAGGACGTGGAAGCCTATGCGCGCTCCACCTGCGGCGAGCCGTTCGAGCCGGTTCTGCGCGACATCGTCGCCCGCACCGACGGGCGGGCCCGCCGCCTGATGTTCGAGAGCTTTGCCGCGGGGCGGGGCGACGACCAGAGCGCGATCGTCGCGACCTCCAAGGTGCCGCTCGCCGTGGTCAACGGTGCGGACGAGCCTTTCGTCAACACCGACTTCGTCGCGAAGGTGCGCTACGCCAATCTCTGGGAGGGCCGCTGCCACCTGATCGAGAATTCGGGGCACGCGCCGTTCTGGGACAAGCCGGCCGAGTTCGACGCGATCTTCGAGCGGTTCGTCGGAGATTTCGCCGAGGCCTGA
- a CDS encoding ABC transporter substrate-binding protein, with protein sequence MTDTGSTTRRLRRTMMAAAAAVLMAGSASAGVVKIGLLAPLTGPASADGQEFQRGAQLAIDEVNAAGGIGGNTFELVVGDVKDQSSGNVTSAVERLLGDADVHMMLTGYASLTNFEIDNMAEAEMPYMLAATSQQTRDIIAPNPDKYMCCWSWTPSFDAYNTDVTAFAENLAAEGKLKLAHKTVAIISSDNAYSKTISEGMKKTFGAKGWTVTVDEMVPFGEVTDWRSILAKVRQNPPEVVINTDYLPGNSASFLNQFLEQPTKSLVFLQYAPSVPEFVQLTGKKSDGVIYDLLGGSLVSPKNPRAEEVATKFKARYNVESGTYGVALYEMVNIYFDALRKVGDPADHKAIMKALGETDKPTVAGRLKFDPATHLAMQGDDYIPITFFQIWDGKRALISPAKYATDSFKLQPWMQ encoded by the coding sequence ATGACGGACACGGGATCGACGACGCGGCGGCTGCGCCGCACCATGATGGCCGCGGCAGCGGCCGTGCTGATGGCCGGCAGCGCCTCCGCCGGCGTGGTCAAGATCGGCCTCCTCGCACCGCTGACCGGCCCGGCCAGCGCCGACGGCCAGGAGTTCCAGCGCGGCGCGCAGCTGGCGATCGACGAGGTCAACGCCGCCGGCGGCATCGGCGGCAACACCTTCGAGCTCGTGGTCGGCGACGTGAAGGACCAGTCCTCCGGCAACGTCACCAGCGCGGTGGAGCGCCTGCTGGGCGACGCCGACGTGCACATGATGCTGACCGGCTATGCCAGCCTGACCAATTTCGAGATCGACAACATGGCAGAGGCCGAGATGCCTTACATGCTGGCCGCGACCTCGCAGCAGACCCGCGACATCATCGCGCCCAACCCCGACAAGTACATGTGCTGCTGGTCGTGGACGCCGTCCTTCGACGCCTACAACACCGACGTCACCGCCTTCGCCGAGAACCTGGCCGCCGAGGGCAAGCTCAAGCTGGCGCACAAGACGGTGGCGATCATCTCCTCCGACAACGCCTATTCCAAGACCATCTCGGAGGGCATGAAGAAAACCTTCGGGGCCAAGGGCTGGACCGTCACGGTCGACGAGATGGTGCCGTTCGGCGAGGTCACCGACTGGCGCTCGATCCTGGCCAAGGTGCGCCAGAACCCGCCCGAGGTGGTGATCAACACCGACTATCTCCCCGGCAACTCGGCCTCCTTCCTCAACCAGTTCCTGGAGCAGCCGACCAAGAGCCTGGTCTTCCTGCAATATGCCCCGAGCGTGCCCGAATTCGTGCAGCTCACCGGCAAGAAGTCGGACGGCGTGATCTACGACCTGCTCGGCGGCTCGCTGGTCTCGCCGAAGAATCCCCGCGCCGAGGAAGTGGCGACCAAGTTCAAGGCCAGGTACAATGTCGAGAGCGGCACCTACGGCGTCGCCCTCTACGAGATGGTCAACATCTATTTCGACGCGCTGAGGAAGGTGGGCGATCCCGCCGACCACAAGGCGATCATGAAGGCGCTCGGCGAGACCGACAAGCCGACCGTGGCCGGGCGGCTGAAGTTCGACCCCGCCACGCATCTCGCCATGCAGGGCGACGACTATATCCCGATCACC